A genomic window from Mesorhizobium sp. 131-2-1 includes:
- a CDS encoding peroxiredoxin: MAELDVGDLAPQFDLPRDGGGSLSLAALLGKPVVLYFYPQDDTTSCTNEAISFSQLKPDFEKAGAVVIGLSPDSIKKHDKFKQKYDLTVDLVADEERKVIEAYRLWVEKTMYGRKYMGVERATFLIGKDGRIARIWRQVRVKGHAEEVLEAVRAL; encoded by the coding sequence ATGGCAGAGCTCGACGTAGGCGATCTTGCGCCGCAATTCGATCTTCCACGCGACGGTGGCGGGTCGCTCAGCCTCGCCGCACTGCTTGGAAAGCCCGTTGTACTTTATTTCTATCCGCAGGACGACACCACGAGCTGCACCAACGAGGCGATCAGCTTTTCGCAATTGAAGCCGGACTTCGAGAAGGCCGGCGCCGTGGTGATAGGGCTGTCCCCGGACAGCATCAAGAAGCACGACAAATTCAAGCAGAAGTATGACCTTACCGTCGATCTGGTCGCCGACGAGGAGCGCAAGGTCATCGAGGCCTACCGTCTGTGGGTCGAAAAGACGATGTACGGCCGCAAATATATGGGCGTCGAACGGGCGACCTTCCTGATCGGCAAGGACGGCCGCATCGCCAGGATCTGGCGGCAGGTCCGCGTCAAGGGCCATGCCGAAGAGGTGCTGGAGGCCGTCCGCGCGCTTTGA